A window of Bacteroidota bacterium genomic DNA:
GCTGTCATGAATCAGAAACGCGAGATATGTGAAGCATACCTCACCGAGCTGGGACACTACGTGGAAGATGTGGCAAACGACCCCTCCAATGTTTTGACGGGAGCGGAAACCATTATTCTCAGCGCAGGCATGGGTAAGAAGCAATTCTCGCCCAGGCAAAAGCAGGAGTTTGGAGTGCAGGCAGGCGAACTGCCCGGCACAGCCGACCTTACTGCTGCGCATGTAAAGCGTGGTTCTCACGAGTGGGGCTATACGCAAGACCTTTCCAATCCCAATGGGTGGATAGATGGCGGCACTACGGTGCAGGCGCACACTACCATCAGCGGGCTGGAAACCGGCAAGCGTTATTTCTTCCGCCATCGCTCCATTCTTCCGGAAGGACCTTCCGCCTGGGAAGGCCCGGCTGAATTAGTGGTGCAGTGACCTCACCCCGGCCCTCTCCCGCAGGAGAGGGAGGATGAGACAGCCAGAAATCAAAACATCATTGTCAGCGCAAGCGTACCGTGATTGTTCCAAACCTCAACGAAGCATAGTAGTTGGGGTTTGGTGTTTTTTGCCCTCATCCGTTGTAATACAGCCCTCATCCCTGCCCTTCATCCGCCCTCATCCGTTGTAATATAGCCCTCATCCCTGCCCTTCATCCGCCCTCATCCTCGGTCCTTCTCCCCGCGGGAGAAGGAGGTGGAGGTTATTTGTCTCAGGCAGTTTTCAATTTTTCGCATCACTTTGTTTTCATCTGCAAGAACTTCTTCATTCGTGAAGCGAAGAACCCTAATACCTAATTCCTTGATTGTTTCTTCCCGTTCCTTATCGTATTCTTTTATGTGATCCAATTCGTGAATATCGCCATCCACTTCTAAAATAAGTTTTGCTTTGTTGCAATAAAAATCTGCTATGAAATGATAAACAGGATGCTGCCTTCTGAACTTGAATCCTAAAATACTTCTGCCGCGCAGCATTTTCCATAAATATTTTTCTGCCGGAGTGCTCTCCTTGCGCAACTGCTTTGCTTTGTCAAATGTTTTAAGAGAAGCTCCGTAGTAATGCGGAAATTTGCTTTTCATGAAAGTAAAGATATTGCTTTTGCCCTCATCCCCATCCCTTCTCCCTATGGGAGAAGGGAGTTCACGCGTGTTTCCTTCTCCCGATGGGAGAGGGTTAGGGCGAGGGCGAAAGTTCCAAACCCTGACGAAGCATAGTAGCCGGGGTTTGGTGTTTTTATGCGGGCAAATGGAAAAATAAAAAAAGCGGAGCAATTTGTTCCGCCTTTTTTTACACAGGAGAAAAAATTACGCTTTAACTCCTTTCAAAATAGCCACTATCTTGGAGGCGCCCTCTGCTCCGCGCGGAGGAATAAAATTTATAATAAAGGAAATAGTTGAGCCATCAGGAATAGGAGGATTGGGAGCAGCACCGATTCCTCCAATGTCATTAACCGAAATATTTCCTCCCGTATAAGAATCGGTTACAGATGCTGTTTGGGTTGCAGCGTCATAATGTACTAATACGCCATCTCTTTCTTCCATGGTGTTTTTGTTTTAAAGGTTAGTGTGATTTTTTGTCTTTGATTACATGCACAATTTTTTGTCCTCCATTAAAATTGCTCACATACGAGATGTAAGTTACCGTATCATTATCGTTAATGGGAATATTTCCGGGGTTGGTGGCTTTAATATTTCCTTTGGTGAATGAATCCTGTATGATTCCCTGCACCTTGTTGATTACCTTGCCTTCTCTTTTTTCTCCTATGGGCTCGTGTTTTTTCATGGTAAATAAATTTAATGATGAGTACAAACATATATATTTTTTCTTTCACGGCAAAAATAATTATATAGTTTTACTTCTTCATATTGTTTTCATGAAACCATTTTTTGCCTTTCTGCTTTCCCTCGTGGTTGTTTTGTCGTATTCCCGGAATACCCGGACTGGCGATTCTTTAGAAAATCTTTTGCGCTCGGCTAAAGAGGATACGCAAAAAATCCAACTGCTGTATAAATTATACAATGTTTGGTCAGATATTAATCAGGACACAGCCATACAGTATGCCGGGCAAGCGCTTGCAGTATCGAAAAAAATACATTCTGAAAAAAATATAGCAAAAAGTTACCGGCTAATGGGAATGGGGCAGCAGGCGAAAGGAAAGTATGATAAGGCGCTTGAGTTTTTTTTACAGTCATTGAAAATAAGTGAAGAGATTGGCGATAAAAAATTAACCGGTGCATCCCTTCTCGGTATTGGAAATATATATTATTTACAAGGAGCTTTTGACAAAGCAATTGAATATTATTTTTCAGCAGCAAAATTGCTTGAACTGCTGAATGATAAACCGGCACTCGCGGCTGTTTACGGAAATATGGGCAACGTATATTCCGAAAAAAAGGATTTCGAGCAATCCCTTGCTTATCATAAGAAATCACTGGCGATTGAACAGACATTAAAAAATAAAGAAGGCATTGCAACAAGTTTACAAAGTATCGGGAACGTATATGGATTTAAAGAGGATTATGTCAGCGCAATTTATTATTCTGAAAATGCACTCAAACTTTTTGAAGAAACCAACAGCCCCGATATTGCCGCCTGTCTGATAAACCTTGGGATATATTATACCAAACAGAAAAAATATTCGCAGGCGGAGAAATCCATTAAAAGAGCGCTGGATATTTCTATTAAATCAGGCGTTAAGGATTATATGAAAGAATGTTATAATTCTTTATCGGATGTGTATGCCGCAGAAAATAATTTCAAAAATGCCTATGAATACCATAAGTTGTACTCCGATACCAAAGACAGTTTGCTCAACGAAGAATCCTCCAAGCAAATTGCCGAAATGCAAACCAAATACGAAACGGAGAAGAAAGAACAGCAAATTACTTTATTGAATAAAGACAAAGAACTTCAGGATGCACAATTGAACAGACAGAAAATTGTGATTTGGTCTGTTGCCGGAGGATTTTTAATTGTGTTCGTGCTTTCCATTTTTATTTTCCGCGAGCGGAAAAAATCAGAAAAACTTCTACTGAATAT
This region includes:
- a CDS encoding endonuclease domain-containing protein — its product is MKSKFPHYYGASLKTFDKAKQLRKESTPAEKYLWKMLRGRSILGFKFRRQHPVYHFIADFYCNKAKLILEVDGDIHELDHIKEYDKEREETIKELGIRVLRFTNEEVLADENKVMRKIENCLRQITSTSFSRGEKDRG
- a CDS encoding tetratricopeptide repeat protein, translated to MKPFFAFLLSLVVVLSYSRNTRTGDSLENLLRSAKEDTQKIQLLYKLYNVWSDINQDTAIQYAGQALAVSKKIHSEKNIAKSYRLMGMGQQAKGKYDKALEFFLQSLKISEEIGDKKLTGASLLGIGNIYYLQGAFDKAIEYYFSAAKLLELLNDKPALAAVYGNMGNVYSEKKDFEQSLAYHKKSLAIEQTLKNKEGIATSLQSIGNVYGFKEDYVSAIYYSENALKLFEETNSPDIAACLINLGIYYTKQKKYSQAEKSIKRALDISIKSGVKDYMKECYNSLSDVYAAENNFKNAYEYHKLYSDTKDSLLNEESSKQIAEMQTKYETEKKEQQITLLNKDKELQDAQLNRQKIVIWSVAGGFLIVFVLSIFIFRERKKSEKLLLNILPVETARELKANGKATAKHYESVTVMFTDFKGFTTIAEKLSAEELVSELDFLFKKFDEIISKYNIEKIKTIGDAYMCASGLPTPNSNHAEEIVKAGIEIQSWMKEQNNKWSLRMGIHSGPVTA